The Vitis vinifera cultivar Pinot Noir 40024 chromosome 7, ASM3070453v1 genomic interval tgATTATTCTGTGTTTAATTGCTAACATTCGCTTTCATTGAAGTAAATCGGTTCATCACTCAGGTACATTCTTTGCCTCTccttcattcaattattttgttttgagtaATATTCATTTGGTATCACGCTCGattaatcaattgtcatgattgcttcattttattagtagagacccactttagggacttagaggggtgctacggtccttaccgtaccttcctgataagtaacctgacccccgaactcaatccggtttttcacagaccaccttttccaaagtaaggagtcacacttagggtttttctttcttattttgtttacccttttaaaaataaaacaaaaataagtggcgactccaagtcattttcaaataatcaacaaaaaatcaatctttcaaatcaaaatcgagctcgccatcgagtgggaaacgcatgagctgaaatgcggggtccacacgaacatacttttttatttttaaaaacaaaaaaatatatatattgttttcatataacattttttaattatttttcattacttttatattttttctatgatttgttttaaaaaataattatataaatataaaaatggttaaaataaagtattatatataaaaattatttttaaaatataaaaaatacattaaaaatataaaaaatatattaaaaatatttcaagttcccattccatttttattctataaaacatattaaattatttttaaaaaatattttttgaaatggttttcaaaaatatttcctaaacaaATCCTAATAAATTCTCGTCTTCTACAAGTACTGCAGGTGCACCGTAACTCTTATGCACTAGTAGTGAGCACAGAAAACATCACCCAGAATTGCTACATGGGCAATGATCCTCAAAAGCTCATATTCAACTGCACATTCCGCATGGGCGGCGCCGCTGTCCTCCTCTCCAACCGGCCCTTTGACCGCCGCTCCTCCAAGTACCAACTCATCCACACCATCCATAACAATACAGCAAGCTCTGATCGCTCATACAACTGCATCATCGAAGAAGAGGACCACGAGGACCACGTGGGTTTCACGTGCACCAAAGACCTCCTGGTCGTGGCAACCAACACCATTAGATCCAACCTCACCGCAACGGGCCCCCTAATCCTTCCCGCATCGGAACAGCTCCTCTGTCTCGCAAATCATCTAATCAGGTGTTTCCACGTGGCAAACATCTTGCCGTACGTGCCAAAATTCCAGCATGCGGTGGATCATTTTTTCCCTCACGTGGGTGGAAAACCGGTGCTGGACGAAGTGGAGAGAAACTTGAGAGTAAGTGGAAAACAAATGGAAGCTTCTAGAATGACACTGTACAGATTTGGGAATTTATCCGGTAGTTCAGTGTGGTATGAACTCTCCTATGCTGAGGCCAAGGCTAGGATCAAAAAAGGTGATCGCGTGTGGCAGATTGCATATGGGTCTGGGTTCAAGTGCAGTAGTGTGATCTGGAAGGCGATGAGGACCGTTGATCGTGAGGAAAAGATGAATCCTTGGAGGGATGTGATTGATCAGTTTCCAGTCGTTGACCCACAGAGCGCAGGAACATTTCCCTTCTATTTTGAGCCATCCATATGAACGAAATGGCGATCGTACGACTTGTGTTTTTCTACTActgtattttaaaagaatttttattgaataaaaatttaaggatgaatttttatttgaaatttcattatgcaatcttcattattttgtGTGGGAGAGAaggtgaatgaaaataaaaaataaaatattttaattgttttcacttatttttttttataatatatttaacaaataggaacatgtttgataataaataaaaaataaaaaaatgataattttaaataatatattttaattgtttttgttttttttttataattatttaaaaaaataattatataaaatactaagaatgataaaaaataaaaacattatattttaaagttatttttaaattagttaaaaggattttaagtttataaataaatttttattgtacaaaacatgataaaagtgttttttttaattgttttttcaagTACTTCCCAAACAAAgctttaaattcaaatttgaattcaCCACCTGGGTTTAGAGATCCCATTTGACTGGGGTTGGTGTAGCAGCTCTACTGACTTGCATACTTGGGTTGGTGTCTGGGGTTTGGCTGGGTTGGGCTGCAATGTACAATTTGTACATGTTTTTGCTTAACTCGGCCTCAACTACCCTTACCCACTGTTTGGTAGATgagaaaactcaaactcaagaAAGTCTAAGAAAATTGATGGAACCGTTTCTCCCAAGAAACACTCCCGCTTACCTAAGGAACTTTGGACTTTACTACCACCTATATATTTGACtccaatatatataaagttcATATACTAGTACGGAGGGTGTCAAAGAATGAAGATTTCCAGGCAAAAACACACAATTAATTATTTccatttcatatcttttcacCCCATGAAAGGAATTACAACAATATACAAGTCATATTGAGTAGAAAATGGAAGGGAAGAACAGTAACACAATTACGCAAATCATATGGATATTATCGGCTCTAGATGACTTTAAAATGCGTCTACCAGATTAAGAAGAGCCTTTTTTTCCCCCATTATACCAAATTGGAACCTAACCCTTCAATTCAATGAAGCCAATGGAGTATGTCGGGACCCTTTAGTTTGAGTAGCATGGCCCTGTTGAAGAACTGCTCCCTTGCAGTGGCTCTCACCTCTTTTATGTAGGCTTGAAGGGTCACCACCCCCTGTTCAACAGCCTTGTCCAACTCATACATCAAGTCTTCCATGGCCTTATCCCCAGCCAATTGATCAAGCACCACTTCCGACTTCTCATCCGCCGCTTCAATCACATCCTCCATTCGATCTTCCCCGGTAACAGCCATAACATTCTTTGGATCATTAAAAGTTACCCAATTCATAAGCATATCCGCCTCGTCTGTCAGCTCTTTCACCCTCAttttcagcttcttcttctCATGATCAAGCCCCATGACTATACTTGTAGCAATCCCAACTCTCTTAACCATTTCCCCTTGCAGGGCTGACAGCTCCTCTATTTCTTCTGCTGTTTTAGCCCTGATTGCAGCTATGTCGTAGTGCAGGCGCCCGGCAAGCCTGTCAAGAGCTTCCTGTTTGGATACAAGTGAGGGGTGGGTGAAGCTTGAAGCTGGCAAATACACAAAAGGGTGGTCATGGGAGAAGAGCTTGACAAGGTTATGGACAAAATCAGAGAGATTGGAATGAGGGTGGTTCCAGTATATGAGGTAAGGGGAGGCGGTGGCACCGGAAGAATCCACAAAAGGATGGTTGCCATGGATTGGGGAGGTGGGATCTGATGAGACAAACACAAGTGGAGCCATAAAAGGGTAGTTTTCATGGAGCCAAATATTAATGGGGATAGGAGGTGTGGACTGAGACACATGGAGATAGCCCCTTACATTCAGCAGGTTGACAGTGGAGCCATTATCATGAAAAAATGGATCAACAGAAGGGCTTAGGTTGGGGAAATTCTGAATCAAGGAAATGAGGTGTTTTCTAATGAGCCATTTCTGATCAGGGTCGGTGTAGGACACAGCAAAAGGGCCAGTGCAGGAAAGAGCAGTTTCAATAAATCGAATCGGAGATGGTGGTGCCATTTGAGAGATACATAAGCTTGGATCATCGATCAGAAGCTGAAATGTTGAGAAGTAAGAATTTTACAcgcttttcttcttcaactaccaaataaaaaaagaccCACAAGGCACAAGACCTAAGTCAACCTACAAAGTTTTCTATAACAGCTTCTTTGAAGTGTTCTTGTACCGAAAAGGAGGTTTCCAAGTCCCTCTAATTGTCTATTTCTCTCCCATTCATACGCAAGTCAATGTGACTACaaagcaatttttttcctttaataaaaCAAGATGGATAAGTCTGATCTTATAAAACCATTATATCCAAAAGGGTTATCATCAACTGTATGAATGGCCCAGAATTAAAGAAGAATTCAAAGGTTTTCTGTGCCTTGACTAACAGATTCTCACTGCCCGAAAGGGGACCTCATGAGACAAAGTCATCACAAAAAACAACGGTCCCAAGCTAGGCAGTTGGTCTATATATTCTATCGCACAAACCAAAGGTGGGGAATTTTGACTTGAGGGCTTTGCTATGATTTGGATTTTGTAGACGATAAGGGATGGACGGGGAAACGATGCTGTTCTTCTAGAGAATGACATTGAAAAAATGAGCCTAGGATGACTCTGTAAAATTGGAAATGGTTAATTGATGGGTGCGTTACGTGGGATAGGTCAAACCCCATTATGAGCCTTTGGATGGTTGTGTCCGAGCGATGGGTGTGACATTAACGACAACCAATGGATTTTTGGACAGAGTAGTAACgcctaatttttataaaataaaagtttgtttgaaaacttaaaataattttaacttatttttaatatttttaggcatgtatttaaaataatttttatatctagtattttatttttaattattctatatgattatataattatttttttaaataacatttggaatacaaatgaaaataatagaaaacaactaataaatattttttaaaagcattatgttttttgttattaaaaaaatatataaaaagtttttaatttttaaatatattttttatgttttttttttttaaaaacaattatcaaacctACCCTTGATTTCTTAATCAGAAGGGTTTAAGAAATTAAGATTGCAAAATATGAATGTATGACTATATCATATCACCATGCTGAGGTGTAATAGAGGAAGAAGTATTGGATACTTTCTCCTTGAGCAATGgattatttttctgtttgtttctTGGGTAAATGGGACAAATGGAAAGTTCAACCAAATTGGAGCAACAAAAGATTCCAGGATTCTATGTAAAATAAACAATGTGATCCGGCACTAGAACCCATGAGTTGATGAGTGAATCAACACATAAAATATCAATTCATGCCATGAGATCATAATAGAATCCATCTATGATTCTATGATCTATGgacatctttaaaaaataaaaaaataaaaaaatatatataaacaaagtATCACTgggattttttaatttttccccttatcattgaatattttatttttattatttttatttatgagagaGTTAGATGAGTGTTGAGCAAGTTTCTTAGGGGAAACCTCCTGAAATGGCAAACCCTTTTGTCAACAGGAATAGGTAAGACAAAGACTATGCCATAGCTTGACTTatgatattgaaaaataaaaaataaataaaaagaaaaaggaaaagaaaccaCAATCAAAGCAATGGATTGCCCCAGAAGAACTTTCCAAAAATGGACCACCCTAAACCCATGGATTGAAATCATTGGGATTGCATCCATGCTTCCTTGAACTACAAGTGATTACACAAGAggacttttaaaaaataaaataaaaaagaaaagagaaaaaaaaaatgtttaaaaagcATAATGAATGTAACTTTATTTGGGgtagttttcttttttcctttttttcttttactttaaattaaagttaaaagttaaatttgcagtaataatttttaaacactaatattagtattataaaagtttttttttatataaggcTAAATGGAATTatcacaaataataatattttcaggtttttatattaagatttttttaaaactataaactcttttaataaaattagtcaaataaacataaaagtttttattaaacttaaaataaagtttttgtcTTTTCATAAATGGATTCGAATATATTagtaatataaaat includes:
- the LOC104879742 gene encoding 3-ketoacyl-CoA synthase 2, translating into MPSDHRFIYSKKKKKNMSLIIPNSLFQFLTNLNFTSTPAVICFTLMVVFMLSLIFILKPSPEIFLLDFACYKPPSSLACTKEMVLKRLRLYGDFSEESLEFMKKTLETLGSGESTYLPEGLVREPPEMSTEEARKEAEMVMFGAVDELLAKTGVKGEEIGIVVVNCSSFKVVPSLSSMIVNRYKLREGVLSYNLGGMGCSAGLLAIGMAKNLLKVHRNSYALVVSTENITQNCYMGNDPQKLIFNCTFRMGGAAVLLSNRPFDRRSSKYQLIHTIHNNTASSDRSYNCIIEEEDHEDHVGFTCTKDLLVVATNTIRSNLTATGPLILPASEQLLCLANHLIRCFHVANILPYVPKFQHAVDHFFPHVGGKPVLDEVERNLRVSGKQMEASRMTLYRFGNLSGSSVWYELSYAEAKARIKKGDRVWQIAYGSGFKCSSVIWKAMRTVDREEKMNPWRDVIDQFPVVDPQSAGTFPFYFEPSI
- the LOC100256221 gene encoding protein ELC translates to MAPPSPIRFIETALSCTGPFAVSYTDPDQKWLIRKHLISLIQNFPNLSPSVDPFFHDNGSTVNLLNVRGYLHVSQSTPPIPINIWLHENYPFMAPLVFVSSDPTSPIHGNHPFVDSSGATASPYLIYWNHPHSNLSDFVHNLVKLFSHDHPFVYLPASSFTHPSLVSKQEALDRLAGRLHYDIAAIRAKTAEEIEELSALQGEMVKRVGIATSIVMGLDHEKKKLKMRVKELTDEADMLMNWVTFNDPKNVMAVTGEDRMEDVIEAADEKSEVVLDQLAGDKAMEDLMYELDKAVEQGVVTLQAYIKEVRATAREQFFNRAMLLKLKGPDILHWLH